One stretch of Rosistilla oblonga DNA includes these proteins:
- a CDS encoding class I SAM-dependent methyltransferase, with protein MDVVNESIYDHPKYYDLVFGADCAAEMGFIRDINDVYLGGKARRLFEPACGTGRLLYGLAKHDFEVSGIDLNPKAVEFCNKRFERKGMKPTAWVADMSDFKPKRKWDLAFNTINSFRHLTTAQTAHDHMRCMAAGTKKGGIYLVGIHLTPTAAAPSEEESWAARRGHLSIVTQMWTIERAPRKRMERFGIRFDIFTPKGQKRIADELRLRSYTPKQFQSLIDTEGSWEIAGTYDFGYDVSEPITVDASCEDVVYVLRKRG; from the coding sequence GTGGATGTTGTCAACGAAAGTATCTACGACCACCCGAAGTACTACGACCTCGTCTTTGGCGCCGACTGCGCCGCCGAGATGGGCTTCATCCGCGACATCAACGACGTCTATCTGGGCGGCAAGGCGCGGCGGCTGTTCGAACCGGCCTGCGGCACCGGACGATTGTTGTACGGTCTTGCCAAACACGACTTCGAAGTTTCCGGGATCGACCTGAATCCCAAAGCTGTCGAGTTCTGCAACAAGCGTTTCGAACGCAAAGGCATGAAACCGACGGCCTGGGTCGCTGACATGAGCGATTTCAAGCCGAAGCGAAAATGGGACCTCGCCTTTAATACGATCAACAGCTTCCGCCACCTGACGACCGCCCAGACCGCTCACGATCACATGCGGTGCATGGCGGCGGGGACGAAAAAGGGAGGCATCTACCTGGTAGGGATTCATCTGACGCCTACGGCGGCGGCCCCCAGCGAAGAGGAGTCGTGGGCGGCGCGGCGTGGACACCTGTCGATCGTGACGCAGATGTGGACCATCGAACGCGCCCCGCGAAAACGGATGGAACGCTTTGGGATCCGATTTGATATCTTCACCCCCAAGGGGCAGAAGCGGATCGCCGACGAACTGCGGCTGCGATCTTATACGCCCAAGCAATTCCAGTCGCTGATCGATACCGAGGGCAGCTGGGAGATCGCCGGTACCTACGACTTCGGCTATGACGTTTCGGAGCCGATCACGGTCGATGCCAGTTGCGAAGACGTCGTCTACGTGCTGCGGAAGCGCGGATGA
- a CDS encoding adenylate/guanylate cyclase domain-containing protein, with product MLDLVVQGSRNEDRWRRPVSDLDASHPIVLGRDAGTWSIPWDDRISRQHVRMTREGKQLRVRRIAAARNPIFFKGQQSEEFLISVGEHFVVGATTFTLVDRPQLDSPDPEGELTQHAFDAQQLRRNPFRDAGQRIEVLRRLPELISGSNSDQELWVRVATVLLQGIPSASAVAVVGLNRSDTPEISVQHFDSRVPTSQERAPSASLVRKSLESGESILHLWNGGRESQFTQLDGIDWAFCVPVISGTDGLGLYVAGAMAGLFDGPAGNAASQAADVLQDDLKFSELVATTIGNLRDMRALQRRQAGLQQFFAPVVMNALGNKETEDALAPRETELSALFCDLRGFSRQSEKAQGRLLELLERVSEALGVMTRHILDSGGVIGDFHGDAAMGFWGWPIAQVDAPGRACAAALAILEEFTSAGSDGRLADFRCGIGISSGRAVAGRIGTVDQVKVTAFGPVVNLSSRLEGMTKQLSAEILVDEITARYVRDFVPPTTCRIRRLARVRPAGIETPLVVSQILPPEGPLCGLTDADIATYEEALDALLDKRWGDAFERLHAVPAADRAKDFLTVYIAQHGRVAPSDWNGVIDLPKY from the coding sequence ATGTTGGATCTGGTTGTCCAAGGTTCGCGAAACGAAGACCGTTGGCGTCGACCGGTCTCCGACCTCGATGCCAGCCACCCGATCGTGTTGGGTCGCGACGCGGGGACGTGGTCGATTCCCTGGGACGATCGGATCTCGCGGCAACATGTGCGCATGACGCGCGAGGGGAAACAGCTGCGGGTTCGCAGGATCGCCGCGGCCCGGAACCCGATCTTTTTCAAGGGCCAGCAGAGCGAAGAGTTTCTGATTTCGGTCGGCGAACATTTTGTCGTCGGCGCGACAACGTTCACCCTGGTCGATCGCCCGCAGCTCGATTCGCCCGATCCCGAGGGCGAGCTGACTCAACACGCCTTCGACGCTCAACAACTGCGTCGCAATCCGTTTCGCGATGCCGGCCAACGGATCGAGGTCCTGCGGCGGCTGCCCGAACTGATCTCCGGCAGCAACAGCGATCAAGAGTTATGGGTTCGCGTGGCGACGGTGCTGCTGCAAGGGATCCCCAGCGCATCCGCTGTCGCCGTCGTCGGGCTCAATCGCAGCGACACTCCGGAAATTAGCGTCCAGCATTTTGATAGCCGCGTGCCGACGTCGCAGGAACGCGCCCCCAGCGCCAGCTTGGTCCGCAAGTCGCTGGAATCGGGGGAGAGCATTCTGCATTTGTGGAACGGCGGCCGGGAGTCGCAGTTCACACAGCTCGACGGAATCGACTGGGCCTTCTGCGTCCCCGTGATATCGGGGACCGACGGACTCGGGCTGTATGTCGCCGGAGCGATGGCGGGACTGTTCGACGGCCCCGCTGGAAACGCTGCGTCGCAAGCTGCCGACGTCTTGCAGGACGATTTAAAGTTCTCCGAATTGGTCGCGACCACGATCGGCAATCTCCGCGACATGCGTGCCCTGCAGCGCCGCCAGGCCGGCTTGCAGCAGTTCTTCGCGCCGGTGGTGATGAACGCCTTGGGGAACAAAGAGACCGAAGACGCGCTGGCGCCGCGCGAGACCGAACTGTCGGCCCTGTTCTGCGATCTTCGCGGGTTCTCGCGGCAGAGCGAAAAGGCGCAAGGTCGGTTGCTGGAATTGCTGGAGCGGGTCAGCGAAGCCCTCGGCGTGATGACGCGGCACATCCTCGATTCGGGCGGCGTGATCGGCGACTTTCACGGCGACGCGGCGATGGGATTTTGGGGCTGGCCGATCGCTCAAGTCGATGCGCCCGGCCGCGCTTGCGCCGCTGCACTGGCGATCCTCGAAGAGTTCACATCAGCCGGCAGCGATGGTCGGCTGGCCGATTTCCGCTGCGGGATCGGGATCTCCAGCGGACGCGCCGTCGCGGGGCGGATCGGGACTGTCGACCAAGTGAAGGTGACAGCGTTTGGCCCGGTCGTGAACCTCTCCAGTCGCTTGGAAGGGATGACGAAACAGTTGTCGGCGGAGATCTTGGTCGACGAAATCACCGCTCGATATGTCCGCGACTTCGTCCCGCCAACGACTTGCCGGATCCGACGACTAGCCCGTGTCCGGCCGGCCGGAATCGAAACGCCACTGGTCGTCAGCCAGATCCTGCCTCCCGAAGGTCCGCTGTGTGGGCTGACCGATGCTGACATCGCTACTTATGAAGAGGCGCTCGACGCACTGTTGGACAAGCGTTGGGGAGATGCCTTTGAACGCTTGCACGCGGTCCCGGCAGCGGACCGCGCCAAGGACTTCTTAACCGTCTATATCGCCCAACATGGCCGCGTCGCGCCGTCGGACTGGAACGGCGTGATCGACCTGCCGAAGTACTGA
- a CDS encoding sialidase family protein — MTRLTLCLHRTLPLLLTLVCCASVGLADESFLKAPAHVGAPLPEDHAVTNRAFQGIPSLAVAPGGRMWANWYAGITPGEDHNNYVVVSTSGDGGATWKEVLIVDPDGSGPVRAYDPELWMAPDGRLFVFWAQAVGHGGSIAGVWCVSTDQPDSENPTWSEPQRLTDGIMMCKPTVLSSGEWVLPASTWRETDESARMIVSEDQGKTWSLRGACNVPVKDRQFDEHMFVERKDGSLWMLVRTNYGIGQSVSKDRGKTWPELTPSTIQHPSARFFVRRLASGNLLLVKHGPVDRRTGRSHLMAFVSSDDGASWSGGLLLDERGGVSYPDGQQTADGMIHIVYDFSRTDARQILTAHFREQDVAAGRDVSGDVRLRRVVSQASGGKEKPPVTVRANPDGVPLSKSKKGQLTGGSFTAQPFVGGVKLFTDRGYTAAELPAGLPEVSFLKVPLDGEKTVTCEAAGTVWFLTPAPDRNRDSQSKRLIEQGFRAVANPEIRLFDPKSPANFCTLYQKDCSQGETIKFGKWAVPVFYR; from the coding sequence ATGACACGCTTGACGCTTTGCTTGCATCGCACGCTCCCCCTGTTGTTGACGCTGGTCTGCTGCGCCAGCGTTGGATTAGCTGATGAAAGTTTCCTCAAAGCTCCCGCACACGTAGGAGCTCCGTTGCCCGAGGACCACGCGGTCACCAACCGTGCGTTTCAGGGCATTCCCAGTTTGGCCGTGGCGCCGGGCGGGCGGATGTGGGCGAACTGGTATGCCGGCATCACGCCGGGCGAGGACCACAACAACTACGTCGTCGTCAGCACCTCCGGCGATGGCGGAGCGACATGGAAAGAGGTGTTGATCGTCGATCCCGACGGCAGCGGTCCTGTTCGCGCCTACGATCCCGAGCTGTGGATGGCCCCGGACGGTCGGTTGTTTGTGTTCTGGGCCCAAGCGGTTGGCCACGGCGGCAGCATCGCCGGCGTTTGGTGCGTTTCGACCGATCAACCCGATTCCGAAAACCCGACTTGGAGCGAACCGCAGCGGTTGACCGACGGGATCATGATGTGCAAGCCGACGGTGCTGAGTTCGGGCGAGTGGGTGTTGCCGGCATCGACGTGGCGGGAGACCGATGAAAGTGCCCGAATGATTGTTTCGGAAGACCAAGGGAAAACGTGGTCGTTGCGCGGTGCCTGCAATGTGCCGGTGAAAGACCGCCAGTTTGATGAGCACATGTTTGTCGAACGCAAAGACGGTTCGCTGTGGATGCTGGTCCGTACCAATTACGGAATCGGGCAATCGGTTTCCAAAGATCGCGGCAAAACCTGGCCCGAACTGACGCCTTCGACGATCCAGCATCCGAGCGCTCGCTTTTTTGTGCGTCGATTGGCGTCGGGGAATCTGTTGTTAGTAAAACACGGTCCGGTCGACCGGCGGACGGGACGATCGCACTTGATGGCGTTTGTCTCCAGCGACGATGGCGCCAGTTGGAGCGGAGGGTTGTTGTTGGATGAGCGCGGTGGCGTCTCGTATCCCGATGGACAGCAGACCGCCGACGGGATGATCCATATCGTTTACGACTTCAGCCGCACCGATGCACGCCAAATCCTGACGGCTCATTTTCGCGAACAGGATGTCGCTGCCGGACGCGATGTCAGCGGCGACGTTCGTTTGCGGCGAGTCGTCAGCCAAGCCTCTGGTGGGAAAGAGAAACCTCCGGTTACCGTGCGAGCTAATCCCGATGGCGTGCCGTTGAGCAAAAGCAAGAAGGGCCAATTGACTGGTGGATCGTTCACCGCGCAACCGTTTGTTGGCGGCGTCAAGCTCTTCACCGATCGTGGCTATACCGCTGCCGAATTGCCAGCCGGTTTGCCCGAGGTTTCTTTCCTGAAGGTGCCGCTGGATGGAGAGAAAACGGTCACGTGTGAGGCTGCGGGAACGGTTTGGTTCCTCACGCCAGCGCCGGATCGCAACAGGGATTCTCAGTCGAAGCGTTTGATCGAACAAGGCTTCCGAGCTGTCGCGAATCCCGAAATCCGACTCTTCGATCCAAAATCGCCCGCCAATTTCTGCACGCTGTATCAAAAGGATTGCTCCCAAGGGGAGACGATTAAATTTGGCAAATGGGCGGTCCCGGTCTTCTATCGCTAA
- the hflC gene encoding protease modulator HflC: MKPETVINLLRGLALLAILLVLAPFFCFVIDEREMGVVMRFGKPAREKVEPGVYYKLPFVETVRRLPKTRQFWGDSRRFLLPDLPTRDDKKIELIPWAMWQIDDAATGPTTFVQRLRTIENAEERVAQICRSAIRDVITQYDLAELVRSTNRTLTLSGDQQLLDDELAEVGESQAEQMLVELEEKSESNSKEILAGRSKILDQIKIEAQRRLASKDDQEGIGRGIRLIDIGISQIAFVDSVRIKTFDRWIAERESISARNVNEGERLKAAIINETNAEVQSIEGKGQQQASETKGQADADVIKSYAEAMNEVGEFYTFVRTLEAYEKAITKDSSLILTTDSEFFGLLKKLEPLKK, from the coding sequence ATGAAACCTGAAACTGTGATCAATCTATTACGTGGACTCGCCCTCCTAGCAATCCTGCTCGTCCTCGCTCCCTTCTTCTGTTTCGTGATCGATGAACGCGAGATGGGAGTCGTGATGCGGTTCGGCAAACCGGCTCGCGAAAAAGTCGAGCCGGGCGTCTATTACAAATTGCCGTTTGTCGAAACGGTCCGACGGCTTCCCAAGACGCGTCAGTTCTGGGGAGACAGCCGGCGATTCCTGTTGCCCGACCTGCCGACGCGTGACGACAAGAAGATCGAACTGATCCCTTGGGCGATGTGGCAGATCGACGATGCTGCGACTGGGCCGACCACGTTTGTGCAGCGATTGCGGACGATCGAAAACGCCGAGGAACGGGTGGCACAGATCTGCCGCAGTGCGATCCGCGACGTGATCACGCAATACGACCTGGCCGAACTCGTCCGCAGCACCAACCGCACGCTGACCCTCTCGGGCGATCAACAATTGCTGGACGACGAACTGGCCGAAGTCGGCGAGAGTCAAGCCGAACAGATGCTGGTCGAACTGGAAGAGAAGAGCGAATCGAATTCGAAGGAGATCCTCGCCGGTCGGAGCAAGATCCTCGACCAGATCAAAATCGAAGCCCAACGGCGACTGGCCAGCAAGGATGATCAAGAAGGGATCGGCCGCGGCATCCGCTTGATCGATATCGGGATCTCGCAGATCGCGTTTGTCGACAGCGTTCGAATTAAAACGTTCGATCGTTGGATCGCGGAACGGGAATCGATCTCGGCGCGGAACGTCAACGAAGGAGAACGTTTGAAAGCGGCGATCATCAATGAAACCAACGCCGAGGTGCAGAGCATCGAAGGCAAGGGGCAACAGCAGGCCAGCGAAACCAAAGGGCAGGCCGACGCCGACGTGATCAAGAGTTATGCTGAAGCGATGAACGAAGTGGGCGAATTTTATACGTTCGTCCGCACGCTGGAGGCTTACGAAAAGGCGATCACCAAGGACAGCAGCTTGATCCTGACGACCGACAGCGAGTTTTTCGGACTGCTGAAAAAACTCGAGCCGCTGAAAAAGTAG
- a CDS encoding DinB family protein, whose protein sequence is MSVELDIETVEKSRAVALGQIEFARQYTLELLDNTPQELWFQMPAGLPTHVAWQVGHLAYSQYGLLVFRQRGREPEDLELVPGTFRKKYGRGTTPDADPAGQPTPDELLQRLSTIHQRSIEVVTESSPQRLLEPIDMPYAVYPNKLGAILFCPLHEHIHAGQIGLLRRMLGLNPVR, encoded by the coding sequence ATGAGCGTTGAGCTAGATATCGAAACGGTCGAGAAGAGCCGAGCGGTGGCATTGGGGCAAATCGAATTTGCTCGCCAGTACACGCTCGAACTGCTCGACAACACGCCGCAAGAATTGTGGTTTCAAATGCCCGCCGGCCTGCCAACTCACGTCGCTTGGCAAGTCGGCCACCTCGCCTATTCGCAGTACGGCCTGCTGGTCTTCCGGCAGCGCGGCCGCGAGCCCGAGGACCTTGAATTGGTCCCCGGCACGTTCCGCAAGAAGTACGGCCGCGGGACGACGCCCGACGCCGATCCGGCTGGCCAGCCGACGCCCGACGAACTGCTGCAACGGCTCAGCACGATCCATCAACGATCGATCGAGGTTGTGACCGAAAGCTCGCCGCAGCGATTGCTCGAACCGATCGACATGCCCTACGCGGTCTATCCGAACAAACTGGGGGCGATTCTGTTTTGCCCGCTGCACGAACATATCCATGCCGGACAGATCGGTCTGCTGCGGCGGATGCTCGGCCTGAATCCCGTCCGATAA
- a CDS encoding NAD(P)/FAD-dependent oxidoreductase, producing the protein MQNDFDIVVIGAGAAGMMAAAEAARRGRSVCVLEKANKAGVKILMSGGTRCNVTHDCDAAGIMEAFGKNGRFLRQALAELSPTDVVQMFRDLGVPTKVEPGGKIFPESDRALDVCQALQRRMTESGATLRLGAAVQNLSRTETGFQVDLDGQSLHCRSVIVTVGGMSYPGCGTVGDGYNWLQKLGHTILTPRPSLVPIVGGSAWTWELQGLTLPEAQVTVGKPGVAKKKGELAQRTGGLLFTHFGFSGPTAMDVSRAITAVEDLSTIELRINALPGWNDDRLNSWFDAKRASEPSRQLDKALCEILPRRLASALIEQAQVAGEKPLAELSGANRRLLVEGMLRNRMPIQGTRGFKKAEVTAGGVSLKEVDPRTMHSRIVDGLYIAGEILDLDGWIGGYNFQSAFSTGTVAGRSAAESLHDADTGG; encoded by the coding sequence ATGCAAAATGACTTCGACATCGTAGTAATTGGGGCCGGTGCGGCCGGGATGATGGCCGCCGCCGAGGCAGCTCGCCGAGGCCGCAGCGTTTGCGTCTTGGAAAAAGCGAACAAGGCGGGGGTCAAGATCTTGATGTCCGGCGGTACTCGCTGCAACGTGACTCACGATTGCGATGCGGCCGGGATTATGGAAGCCTTCGGCAAGAACGGTCGCTTCCTGCGGCAAGCGCTCGCCGAACTCTCTCCCACCGACGTCGTTCAAATGTTCCGCGACTTAGGCGTCCCAACCAAGGTCGAGCCCGGCGGCAAGATCTTTCCCGAAAGCGACAGAGCGTTGGATGTCTGCCAAGCGTTGCAGCGCCGGATGACCGAAAGTGGCGCGACGCTGCGATTGGGAGCGGCGGTCCAAAACCTCTCTCGCACCGAGACCGGATTCCAAGTCGATCTCGATGGCCAATCGCTGCACTGCCGATCGGTGATCGTGACCGTGGGGGGAATGTCCTATCCAGGCTGCGGCACCGTCGGCGATGGCTACAACTGGCTGCAAAAACTCGGGCACACAATCCTCACGCCCCGTCCTTCGCTGGTCCCGATCGTCGGCGGCAGCGCCTGGACATGGGAGCTGCAAGGGCTGACGCTCCCCGAGGCCCAAGTGACCGTTGGCAAACCGGGCGTTGCGAAGAAAAAGGGTGAACTGGCTCAGCGAACCGGCGGGCTGCTGTTCACTCACTTTGGATTCTCCGGCCCGACGGCGATGGATGTCAGCCGAGCGATCACCGCCGTCGAAGATCTATCGACGATCGAGCTGCGGATCAACGCGTTGCCCGGCTGGAACGACGATCGACTGAACAGCTGGTTCGATGCAAAACGGGCGAGCGAACCGAGCCGCCAGCTGGACAAAGCACTCTGCGAAATCCTGCCGCGACGACTGGCGAGCGCCTTGATCGAACAAGCTCAGGTCGCGGGAGAGAAACCGCTGGCCGAATTAAGCGGAGCCAACCGGCGACTGCTGGTCGAGGGGATGCTGCGAAATCGGATGCCGATCCAAGGGACGCGGGGCTTCAAAAAAGCGGAGGTGACCGCCGGAGGTGTCTCGTTAAAAGAAGTCGATCCGCGGACGATGCACAGCCGAATCGTCGACGGTTTGTACATTGCCGGAGAAATCCTGGACCTCGACGGTTGGATCGGCGGATATAATTTCCAGTCGGCGTTTAGCACGGGAACGGTTGCCGGTCGCAGCGCCGCCGAGTCGCTTCACGATGCCGACACGGGAGGTTAA
- a CDS encoding DEAD/DEAH box helicase, protein MQESPIDRDQLAVEYLELLPYEPYPVQEEALLAWFSEPQGVLVAAPTGTGKTLIAEAAVYEALKTGKQMYYTTPLIALTDQKLVELQETVVRWGYPAESVGLVTGNRRVNPDAPILVVVAEILLNRLLNREAFDFADVTSVVMDEFHSFNDSQRGIVWELTLGMLPEHVRTLLLSATVGNSVEFVSWLYRSHNRRLRLVQGTERKIPLQYWWVDDQLIGEFAEKITEGSPEVRRTPALIFCFNRDHCWLTAEQLKGKGLVDAAQKTELANILNAEDLSEGAGPKMKQILMRGVGIHHAGILPRYRRLVESLFQKKLLSVCVCTETLSAGINLPARSVVLPSLLKGPKGKKKVVEPSSAHQIFGRAGRPQFDTEGHVFALAHEDDVKILRWKEKYDQIPEDTKDPGLMKAKKQLKKKMPKRRQDEAYWNLTQFEQLQNAAPAKLASRGQMPWRLMAYLLGHSSDIQPLRDFVGRRLMNDKELKNAQTQLNRMLVVLWSAKYIELDPKPAYASADPTPKKQANDKQSGEKPEAPKPQGLFGEILQQMEPEPKPESEAKPATTDDGAPDEAAIARGYDYENYKPLTATPTPTLELLVRLRSIHPLYGVYMADHMLKADTNEKLLALESVLDIPGNVARSVRVPGKDELPPGPLATEVLDPRLLKLGLATAEELGAGGDDEEEDSGPRGRKYYDEPPVRVLTLGDKLYRMFHSDVPGVHDVRVNPVWIAGEVLEYGDFNKYILAKKLQKQEGILFRHLLRLIMLIDEMAEIPPLGSTPETWEDILDDIADRLTEICRRVDPESTDEAIENATAGDDLLPPVVRRKAQS, encoded by the coding sequence ATGCAAGAATCACCAATCGATCGCGACCAATTAGCGGTCGAATATTTGGAACTGCTCCCCTACGAACCCTACCCCGTTCAAGAGGAGGCTTTGCTGGCGTGGTTCTCCGAGCCCCAAGGGGTTCTCGTCGCCGCACCGACCGGGACCGGCAAGACGCTGATCGCCGAGGCGGCCGTCTACGAGGCCCTGAAGACGGGGAAGCAGATGTATTATACGACTCCGCTGATCGCGTTGACCGATCAGAAACTGGTCGAGTTGCAGGAGACGGTCGTCCGCTGGGGCTATCCCGCCGAATCGGTTGGCCTGGTCACCGGCAACCGCCGCGTCAATCCCGACGCTCCGATCCTGGTCGTCGTCGCCGAGATCCTGCTGAACCGTTTGCTGAACCGCGAGGCGTTCGACTTTGCCGACGTCACCTCGGTCGTGATGGATGAATTCCACAGCTTCAACGACTCGCAGCGCGGCATCGTTTGGGAATTGACTCTCGGGATGTTGCCCGAACATGTCCGGACGCTGCTGTTGAGTGCCACCGTCGGCAACTCGGTCGAGTTCGTCTCGTGGCTGTACCGGTCGCACAATCGGCGGCTGCGATTGGTGCAGGGGACCGAGCGGAAGATCCCGCTGCAATACTGGTGGGTCGACGATCAATTGATCGGCGAATTTGCCGAGAAGATCACCGAGGGATCGCCCGAGGTGCGGCGGACGCCGGCACTGATCTTCTGTTTCAATCGCGATCACTGCTGGCTGACCGCCGAACAATTAAAGGGAAAGGGTTTGGTCGACGCGGCGCAGAAGACCGAACTGGCCAACATCCTCAACGCCGAAGATCTCTCCGAAGGAGCCGGCCCGAAGATGAAGCAGATCTTGATGCGAGGCGTCGGGATCCACCACGCGGGGATCCTGCCGCGCTACCGTCGTTTGGTGGAGTCGCTGTTCCAGAAGAAACTGTTGAGCGTTTGCGTCTGCACCGAAACCCTTTCGGCCGGGATCAACCTGCCCGCGCGATCGGTCGTGCTACCGTCGCTGTTAAAAGGTCCCAAGGGGAAGAAGAAAGTGGTCGAACCGAGTTCGGCTCACCAGATCTTTGGCCGCGCGGGGCGTCCGCAATTCGATACCGAAGGGCACGTCTTCGCCTTGGCTCACGAAGACGATGTCAAAATCTTGCGGTGGAAAGAGAAGTACGATCAGATTCCCGAGGACACCAAAGATCCGGGGTTGATGAAAGCCAAGAAACAGCTGAAGAAGAAGATGCCCAAGCGGCGTCAGGACGAAGCCTATTGGAACCTAACGCAGTTCGAACAGCTGCAGAACGCGGCTCCCGCGAAACTGGCCAGCCGCGGGCAGATGCCGTGGCGTCTGATGGCGTATCTGTTAGGCCATTCGTCCGACATTCAACCGCTGCGAGATTTTGTCGGCCGCCGGTTGATGAACGACAAAGAGCTCAAGAATGCTCAGACGCAGCTGAATCGGATGCTGGTCGTGTTGTGGTCGGCCAAATATATCGAACTCGATCCCAAACCAGCCTACGCTAGCGCCGATCCGACGCCGAAAAAGCAAGCCAACGACAAACAGTCGGGCGAAAAACCGGAGGCTCCCAAACCGCAAGGACTGTTCGGCGAGATCCTGCAGCAAATGGAGCCCGAACCGAAACCGGAGTCAGAGGCCAAACCAGCCACTACCGACGACGGTGCTCCCGATGAAGCGGCGATCGCGCGAGGCTACGACTACGAGAACTACAAACCGCTGACCGCCACGCCGACGCCGACGTTGGAGCTGTTGGTCCGGTTGCGGAGCATCCATCCACTGTACGGCGTTTACATGGCCGACCACATGCTCAAGGCCGACACCAACGAGAAGCTGTTGGCGTTGGAAAGCGTGCTGGATATCCCCGGCAACGTCGCTCGATCGGTCCGCGTGCCAGGCAAAGACGAGCTGCCGCCGGGGCCGCTGGCAACCGAAGTGCTCGATCCGCGACTGTTAAAATTGGGACTGGCGACAGCGGAGGAACTGGGAGCTGGCGGGGATGATGAAGAGGAGGACTCTGGGCCGCGCGGCCGCAAGTATTACGACGAACCACCGGTCCGCGTATTAACGCTCGGCGACAAACTGTACCGGATGTTCCATTCCGACGTCCCTGGCGTGCACGATGTTCGTGTGAACCCGGTTTGGATCGCGGGGGAGGTTCTCGAATACGGCGACTTCAACAAATACATCCTCGCCAAGAAGCTGCAGAAGCAGGAGGGGATCCTGTTCCGACACCTGTTGCGTTTGATCATGTTGATCGACGAGATGGCCGAGATCCCGCCGCTTGGCAGCACTCCGGAAACCTGGGAAGACATCCTGGACGACATCGCCGACCGGCTGACCGAGATCTGCCGCCGCGTCGATCCCGAGAGCACCGATGAAGCGATCGAAAACGCCACCGCCGGCGACGACCTGTTGCCTCCGGTCGTCCGCCGCAAAGCCCAGAGCTAA
- the hflK gene encoding FtsH protease activity modulator HflK: protein MPQNFDPDEIRQATRQVLSTGIIAMAAMLVIYVVWSGVYTVREYERAVVLRFGRYHSEVGPGLHFKLPWIDRRVLIDTSERSLRLPSGTQDTSTRGQQMKINKMEEEQSLILTGDLFAAVVEWTVIWRVTDPQEYVFSINERQVEDTILAVARSTMHRVVGDYSADEILTGKRNEIAAAALEEMTEQLAVYQCGVSVVDLQLQRVTPPERVRPAFDDVNASIQQRDQLVNEARRERNKMIPTAMANSDKLIREAEGYAARRRAEAAGEIAALLSKYESYKEAPEVTRQRMYLESMERVLSTSGPKTILDSDLKGLLPMLNLNPTATAP, encoded by the coding sequence GTGCCTCAGAATTTTGATCCCGATGAAATCCGCCAAGCTACCCGCCAAGTCCTCTCTACCGGCATCATCGCGATGGCGGCGATGCTTGTAATCTATGTCGTCTGGAGCGGCGTCTATACGGTCCGCGAATACGAGCGAGCTGTCGTGCTGCGATTCGGCCGCTACCACAGCGAAGTCGGCCCTGGGCTGCACTTCAAATTGCCCTGGATCGACCGCCGCGTCCTGATCGACACCAGCGAGCGAAGTCTGCGCCTTCCCTCGGGAACGCAGGACACCAGCACTCGCGGCCAGCAGATGAAGATCAACAAAATGGAAGAGGAGCAATCCTTGATCCTGACCGGCGACCTGTTTGCCGCGGTGGTCGAATGGACCGTCATCTGGCGAGTCACCGACCCGCAAGAGTATGTCTTCAGTATCAACGAGCGGCAGGTCGAAGATACGATCCTAGCGGTCGCTCGCAGCACGATGCACCGCGTCGTCGGCGATTATTCGGCCGACGAAATCCTGACGGGCAAGCGGAACGAGATCGCTGCGGCGGCGTTGGAAGAGATGACCGAACAACTGGCGGTCTACCAATGTGGCGTTTCGGTCGTCGATCTGCAGCTGCAACGCGTGACGCCGCCCGAACGCGTCCGCCCCGCCTTCGACGACGTCAACGCGTCGATCCAACAGCGCGACCAATTGGTCAACGAGGCACGGCGCGAGCGGAACAAGATGATTCCGACGGCGATGGCTAACAGCGATAAATTGATTCGCGAAGCGGAGGGTTACGCTGCCCGCCGCCGCGCCGAAGCGGCTGGTGAGATCGCCGCGCTGCTGTCGAAATACGAGAGCTACAAAGAAGCTCCCGAAGTGACCCGGCAACGGATGTATCTGGAGTCGATGGAGCGAGTGCTTTCGACAAGCGGCCCCAAGACGATCCTCGACAGCGACTTAAAAGGTCTCCTGCCCATGCTGAACTTGAACCCCACGGCCACCGCCCCGTAA